Proteins encoded together in one Cardiocondyla obscurior isolate alpha-2009 unplaced genomic scaffold, Cobs3.1 scaffold38_0_513239, whole genome shotgun sequence window:
- the LOC139112619 gene encoding uncharacterized protein produces MVHSVDCGKINECAIILPCDEKKWLSFDNYTRKERVPFVVYADLECTLEKTNADSTTSTCARQHHKVFSIGYYVCCSYNKSLSMYRFHRGNNCVAWFAEELKNLAHNVKTILSANVPMADFTQDELENFNKATHCHICEKPFVLDDIRVRDHCHLTGRYRGPAHSNCNINYMNSNCIPIVFHNLSGYDAHFIIKEIATAYEGTIELLPITKEKYISFTKNVKSTTDNRNNCIKLRFIDSFKFLNTSLEKLASFLSKDKLRVSRYEFSNLTNENFDLLTRKGVFPYEYVDSIEKLEDVCLPPRESFYSSLTDDTVSENDYAHAIDIWQRFSIQTLGEYSDLYLKTDVLLLADIFENFRDSCIVSYKLDPAYYYTLPGFTWDAMLKHTGVKFELLTDIDMVMFIERGIHGGLSQCSSRYACANNKYMQSYDSSKSSTYLMNFDVNNLYGWAMCQPLPYADFQWVDNVSNFDVMSVPLDSPNGYIFEVDLEYSQRLHDAHADLPFCPTRDKPSGKQQDKLLATLYDKKRYIIHYRNLQQCINHGLHLTKIHRILQFKQSPWLRVFI; encoded by the coding sequence atggtacacagcgtagattgtggaaaaattaatgagtgcgcaattatattaccatgtgatgaaaaaaaatggttaagTTTTGACAACTATACTAGAAAGGAACGAGTTCCATTTGTGGTATATGCCGATTTGGAATGTACCCTAGAAAAAACGAATGCTGACTCCACCACATCTACATGCGCACGCCAACATCATAAGGTTTTTAGCATAGGGTATTATGTATGCTGTTCATACAACAAGTCGCTATCAATGTATCGGTTTCATCGTGGTAATAACTGTGTCGCATGGTTCGCCGaggaacttaaaaatttagcgcataatgtaaaaacaattttatcagctAATGTACCCATGGCTGATTTTACACAAGACgagttggaaaattttaacaaagctaCACATTGTCACATATGTGAAAAACCATTTGTATTAGATGACATACGAGTCCGCGATCACTGTCACTTAACCGGTCGATATAGAGGACCAGCACattcaaattgtaatataaattatatgaattcgaattgtattcccatagtttttcataatttatcgggttacgatgcacattttattatcaaagaaattgcAACTGCCTATGAAGGAACTATAGAACTGCTTCCcataacgaaagagaaatatatatcatttacaaaaaatgttaaaagcaccaccgataatagaaataattgtataaaattaaggtttattgattcatttaaatttctaaatacaaGTCTTGAGAAGTTAGCATCATTTctaagtaaagataaattgcgagtgtcgcgatatgaattttctaatctaactaatgaaaattttgatttattaacacgtaaaggagtctttccatatgaatatgttgacagtattgaaaaattggaagatgtaTGTTTGCCTCCACGTGAATCATTTTACAGCTCATTGACTGATGATACAGTATCCGAAAATGATTATGCACACGCTATAGATATCTGGCAACGATTCTCAATTCAAACGCTCGGAGAATACAGtgatctgtatttaaaaactgatgtCTTGTTATTAGCtgacatatttgaaaactttagAGACAGCTGTATAGTGAGTTACAAACTTGATCCCGCATATTATTACACCTTACCAGGTTttacgtgggacgcgatgttaaaacacACGGGTGTAAAATTTGAACTTCTTACTGACATTGATATGGTTATGTTTATTGAACGTGGTATACACGGCGGTTTAAGTCAATGCTCAAGCAGATATGCATgtgccaataataaatatatgcagtcATATGATTCATCAAAATCATCAacatatttaatgaattttgatgttaataatttgtatggaTGGGCGATGTGTCAACCGCTACCATATGCCGATTTTCAATGGGTTGACAATGTTTCTAATTTCGATGTGATGAGTGTGCCACTAGACTCACCCAATGGTTATATTTTCGAGGTTGATTTAGAGTATTCACAACGTTTACATGATGCGCATGCCGACCTGCCATTCTGTCCAACGCGTGATAAGCCATCCGGTAAGCAGCAGGACAAGCTTCTCGCAACCTTATATGATAAGAAGCgttacatcattcattatcgcaatttaCAGCAATGTATTAATCATGGACTGcatcttacaaaaatacatcgcatattacaatttaaacaatccCCATGGCTACGTGTTTTTATATAG
- the LOC139112627 gene encoding uncharacterized protein — translation MDRREQQLTTQADRLTLEEFNAWNQQCEEYIELLEDQGRNKRARLSIGAKQSLVACIARIESLRDLTKQRFIHVGAGHNTKNKGLRWREIDTAFESRILTGVVINSNYIEPRKFLEDAQDIVLKHVQNVMHKHNNIKINVVFNGEFVANNKTANKSVCTKNCELFRSSDLQEWYESRIIEPILTSLDEFQERDSGWALSRIHNLMINVNKHNPLHAGCHVILPQEIKMKRAVINIQSADNACFAWSVVAALYPAEKHVDRIISYPHYATVLNLEGIEFPITMKHVKKFENLNNISINIYTIEKKKILPIQLTDKVRERHIHLLYTQRDNDVGHFSLIKNLSRLISSQLSKTKSKKYFCDR, via the coding sequence ATGGATCGACGAGAGCAACAGTTGACAACGCAAGCAGATCGATTGACTTTAGAAGAATTTAATGCATGGAATCAGCAATGTGAAgaatatatcgaattattgGAGGACCAGGGGCGAAATAAACGTGCAAGATTATCAATCGGTGCGAAGCAATCACTAGTTGCATGTATTGCACGTATCGAAAGTTTAAGAGATTTAACAAAACAACGTTTCATTCATGTGGGTGCtggacataatacaaaaaataaaggactTCGATGGCGTGAAATTGACACAGCTTTTGAAAGCCGCATATTAACTGGtgtggtaattaattcaaactatatcgagcctCGCAAATTTCTGGAAGATGCGCAAGacattgtattaaaacatgtgcaaaatgttatgcataaacataacaatataaaaattaatgttgtatttaatggtgaatttgtagctaacaataaaactgcaaataaaagtgtGTGCACAAAAAACTGTGAACTCTTTCGTTCAAGTGATCTACAAGAGTGGTACGAGTCACGCATTATCGAGCCTATTCTCACATCCTTGGATGAATTTCAAGAACGTGACAGCGGGTGGGCACTGtcgcgtatacataatttgatgataaatgtaaataaacacAATCCATTACATGCTGGGTGCCATGTGATATTACcacaggaaattaaaatgaaaagagctgtgataaatatacaatCTGCTGACAATGCATGTTTCGCATGGTCAGTGGTAGCCGCTCTATACCCAGCCGAGAAACATGTGGATCGAATAATATCATATCCACATTATGCAACAGTGTTAAATCTTGAAGGTATTGAGTTTCCAATAACTATgaaacatgttaaaaaatttgaaaatcttaataatatttccatcaacatatatacgattgagaagaaaaaaattctaccaatACAACTCACAGATAAAGTACGAGAGAGACACATTCATTTGTTGTACACACAGCGAGATAATGATGTTGgacatttttcattgataaaaaatttatcacgtcttATAAGTTCACAGCTTAGTAAAACAAagagtaagaaatatttttgtgatcggtaa
- the LOC139112618 gene encoding uncharacterized protein, protein MADILIIDDKPIFDNSIVKIETHTYNPYANTTFRYSDEIRIPIQQQDLYTLPCDSFLYIEGKIKIKKLDDKLTAALGNNCVAFMFDEIRYELNGVEIDRNRNVGITSTLKNYISLTSDNAVMLQNAGWSETSTTSEGFFNFCVPLRDSKLEPEIELHKIQWRMSHVILNEVNKLSMLRTLDSGRYLSMTFRSWDLYEYPLLQSTTKHSWAVKAATQLEKPRYVIFALQTDRKNVMSKKSTIFDDSYYGNSSYEAFCNVAAFLSYGPFVVIDCSRQNESIKSATVDVRLEFDCKENVPANTTAYCLILHDRIVEYSPLSNVVRKVL, encoded by the exons ATGGctgatatattgattattgatgATAAGCCGATCTTTGACAatagtattgttaaaattgaaactcatACGTACAACCCATATGCTAACACAACGTTTAGATATAGTGATGAAATACGGATACCAATACAACAACAAGATTTGTATACGTTGCCATGTGACAGTTTTCTCTATattgagggaaaaataaaaataaaaaaacttgacgATAAGTTAACAGCTGCGCtaggaaataattgtgtagcATTTATGTTCGATGAAATCCGTTATGAACTCAATGGTGTAGAAATTGATCGcaacagaaacgttggaataactagcactcttaaaaattatatatcgctaaCATCTGATAATGCTGTGATGCTGCAAAATGCTGGATGGAGTGAAACATCAACTACGTCAGaaggattctttaatttttgtgtacccctca gagattcgaaattagagccagaaattgaattgcataaaatacagTGGCGAATGTCTCATGTCATATTAAATGaggttaataaattatccatgCTGCGAACTTTGGATAGTGGGCGATATTTAAGCATGacttttcgctcatgggatttGTATGAATATCCTCTTTTACAGAGTACTACAAAACATTCTTGGGCCGTCAAGGCTGCAACGCAACTTGAAAAACCTCGATAtgttatctttgctctgcaaaccgatcgcaaaaacgttatgtctaaaaaatcaaccatttttgatgatt CTTATTATGGCAACAGTTCTTATGAGGCTTTTTGCAATGTAGCAGCATTTCTATCATATGGACCATTTGTTGTTATCGATTGCTCTCGACAGAACGAGTCAATCAAAAGCGCCACTGTAGACGTGCGATTAGAATTTGATTGCAAGGAAAATGTTCCTGCAAATACAACCGCATATTGTCTTATTTTACATGATCGCATAGTTGAATATAGTCCACTGTCTAACGTTGTGCGCAAGGTCTTATAA
- the LOC139112631 gene encoding uncharacterized protein, with translation MNNAVFGKTMENVRNHVDVRLVTHWEGRFGAEALISKPNFHSRSIFAENLVAIEMRKLEVKFNKPIYVGMCILDISKTCLYEFHHEYMQPLYQNKCKIMYTDTDSLIYHIECEDVYEIMKRDINRFDTSDYACDNVYGIPQVNKKVPGLMKDENNGAIMTEFIGLRAKMYALRVDGKKDTKKIKGVKSNVVAKKITFDDYTRCLKEEIEMTRQQTCIRSKLHEVYTIREEKTALSPYDDKRYIIQDSIETLPWGHYKIPL, from the coding sequence atgaataatgcaGTATTTGGAAAAACTATGGAGAACGTGCGTAATCATGTTGATGTAAGGCTCGTAACACATTGGGAGGGCAGATTTGGTGCTGAGGCATTGATCTCGAAACCGAATTTTCATAGTCGTAGCATTTTCGCCGAAAATCTGGTAGCGATTGAAATGCGTAAACTTgaagtgaaatttaataaaccgatcTATGTTGGAATGTGCATTCTGGACATATCTAAAACatgtttatatgaatttcatcATGAGTACATGCAAcctctttatcaaaataaatgtaaaattatgtatactgaCACAGACAGTCTTATATATCATATAGAGTGCGAAGACGTTTATGAGATTAtgaaacgtgatattaatagatttgatACAAGTGATTACGCTTGTGACAATGTGTATGGTATTCCACaagtcaataaaaaagtaccaggtttgatgaaagatgaaaacaaTGGAGCGATCATGACTGAATTTATTGGACTTcgagcaaaaatgtatgcattacGAGTAGATggtaaaaaagatacaaaaaagattaaaggtgTTAAGAGTAATGTTGTCGCCAAGAAGATAACGTTTGATGATTACACACGATGCTTGaaggaggaaatagaaatgacgCGTCAGCAAACATGTATAAGATCTAAGCTGCACGAAGTGTATACTATACGTGAGGAAAAAACTGCTTTAAGTCCATATGAtgataaacgatatattatacaggaTTCTATTGAAACATTACCATGGgggcattataaaataccgttgtaa